The Episyrphus balteatus chromosome 3, idEpiBalt1.1, whole genome shotgun sequence genome segment ttaaaaagttgaagttagatcgcaaaatattgcaattttaattcaacaaaacaaggtttttcagagcaaaaattcaaatatcaaTTCAAGCTTGATAGGCtttagaagagtcatatgcaagttgattgAAGAGACTCAAAACATGTGTATCATTGCTAcaggcttttatttttatttagaagctctgaGCAGAGTTTTCGAAGTCTTGTGAAAGTCAAAACGAGatgtattccaaaaaaaaaaaaaataaagaaaaataagtttgcttataaaattaaatgtccaAACAAAGTCATATACTTACTAGACGCATTTTGCGGTATTTGATCCACGTACGTCCTGATTGATAGTCCGGCTCCTTACCCATCGAGCTATTTAGGTAGTTTCATATTGGAACCACTTGAAACCAAAACTTCCTAGGGGCTTGCATTTAACTTCCTGATAAGTTGCACTATCTTAAAAAATATGGtgaccatttattttttttttttgtttcaaagttattattttggttattttctgttttttttttttgtatatacagggtgtcccaaaagtaatggatcaaacgaaatatgctgataggccaactttagggctctcagaatttagtaacttgttcatcccaaatccttacggttttcaatttaatgcagtttttgtgaattatcgaaaaatctcgactttgcaacagtattttgcttcctccggtcataattgattttcgttttttacaattctttcactaaaacattggctaataagaataaataattatttaatcaaaatattttttatttcatacgccattttgctgcaaattaattaacagttccatgttttataaaaactcaattacttaattttttttcagagcaacacactgcaaaaaatttgtatactgtgacacaggttaattattttaaaaactttccgtgttattgcacttttcaaaaatgtataaaagtttccaaacttgaagttagaacaaaagatattacaattttaatgtaacaaaacaggccttttcagagaaaaataacaaagaaaaataaacacatttcctcgactgttgtttgtttatttctttttgaataaaagcctcgatttttgtttgttatttagctctgaaaacccctgtttttttgcattaaaattgtaatatctttcgttctaatttgaactttggaaatttttatacatttttgaaaagtgcaataacacggctagtttttaaaataataaaccagtatcacaccatacaattttttttcgggatgttcctctcaaataaaagtaagaaattgagtttttataaaacatggaactgttacataacttgcagcaaaatggcgtatgaaataaaaaatattttgattaaataattatttcttattataaggcaatgttttagtgaaggaattgtaaaaaacaaaaatcaattatgaccggaggaagcaaaatactgttgcaaagtcgagatttttcgataattcacaaaaactgcattaaattgaaaaccgtaaggatttgggatgaacaagttaccaaattctgagagacctaaagttggcctatctgcatatttcgtttgatccattacttttgggacaccctgtatattgtagtggagtcaaattagctttataactcggaatccagggaaagtcgatgaatttgcaaaacgagtatagggctgcattattaaaaggtcaaataagaaaattaaaaaaaaatttcaccgctctcgattacaacagttttatggaccgtttactgtcattccgtatgaaagcgttcaatcggaattgAATTTaggattttgctcaaactttgtaggggtGTTCTCTAAGACTGttaggaagcaaatccatgatgatttaattttaagttgcgtggtttccccgctaacagcatttgaacttttacaaaacgtcattttcatgttactATAGTTTGGCGTGTATTGAAGATGTCGAgttaattttagatttattaagttgaaaaatatctatatttaatatttagtaAGTATAAGTCTCCTACATATAATaaccaaggttctggagccagtcaaaaaccatgaaaaatcagtaaaactaccagttttttaaaaattgtttttaaccctctgtagacacacctcttttttgtgaatctggtttataatttttcatggcgctagaacttttttcggtctcactattttatggagaatcatgtatgaaattgatgtagaatttcccgaggaattcgaatactgtattcacaattcccaaaaaatgtgttttcaccCTAATAAAGGTacttttctgtgaccacttttcatttttgtcctgccaaattcgcacccgtgtgccgacagagggttaattcagggataattattacgtaattttttcaaatttattaaaaaattactattctttaGCTTTGAAatgccgtttcaaacaaaaagatatcttcaaTAGACGCAAGACTATAGTAATAGAAACTGACGTTTTGCTAAAGTTCGAaagcgggtagcggggaaaccaagcaacataaaattaaatcatcatggatttgcttccttacagtcttagagaacatccctacaaagtttgagcaaaatcttaaatgagacagcaattccgattgaacgctttcatacggaatgacagtaaacggtccataaaaacagttttaatcgagagcggtgaaattttttgtttaactttttcattTGACCCTTTAATAATGCAGTCCTTTACTAgttttacagattcatcgactttccctggattccgagattttacatattttatgcttaatttgactcgactattatcttataaaaaattatttttcgatttttcgaatttttcgattcctacgaataaaagttttttttttatattcacatttattcttctgatagtttaactgacgattgaaaaatcagataCTAATAATATTATACTGATTGCCAAACCAAATCATTTTTGAGAAGGTGAAAGAGAATAACATTtttactcaagaacaattttttctggtgcagaaaaaaatatctaaaaaattcgattttcttAGAGGCTTCTAAATACGACGAGATCCGACATGTGTCCGTCATCCACATAACTTAGACAGTGGCGTACGTTAAGTCGCCGGGGCCCcagggcaagactaaattttgggggccctttgatatttgggggccgcttagatacaaaaacaaaagtacgtatacgccatacattttatttatttttaggtttattttaatgttttaatatgttcgtaatgcactttgctatacttacataaaatttctatcataaaagtagtaaatagttgtactaggggcccccaaaattaaatatttcgagacccctaaaatgaaaatttttttagcttagaattgacagttcttggggcctctgttctaaagtaatatgtacatgtacatatttgattttccatcatctatcaaaataaaaattaaatatttagagtcccctaaaataaaaaattttgaagcttagaattgatagttcttggggcctctgttctgaagtaattaATACATaagtatttgattttccatcatcagacatattttttttttattttggggcccctgaaaaattatttttggggtctcaaaattaagtgcttagaggcccctaaaatataatataatttttttggagccaagaattaatggGTATTGGGgactctgttctgaagtaatattcggaatgccactaATAACGTAATGtctttattttgggccctgatgtatttatgttggggccccttaagtaatattttttggggccctaagataaaattataattttttcttttaaaaaggcagtttatttttttgtggcccctggggtaacctttttactaaatcaatatgtattgtgtggctaccaatgcattatacattacactgaatgatataatttgtctcccttgtatccgaagtgattcaaatacattttaatttacttcgtagctcaatttatgctaacagttttcttctctgcattgtctccagttggggccctggggtcagtcgggggccccggggcgccgccccgcttgccccaagggagtgtacgcccctgaacTTAGACTAAaattattacatttaaaaatcagttacctcttacttaaaaaaaatctgctgCGAGCTCCTAGATTGTAAGCCTATACATATAATAACTGgtccagaaaaaaacaaaccttaATCTTCAACCTCATAAACTGTTTTCAATACAGCCTCATTCAAAAGCCAAATATCATTATGATTTGATACACaaaataatttgcgaaatttgCTGTAATATGAATAGGTTGTTAGACTTCTTTGAGTTttttgtaaatccaaaattctttttttgacttGTTAACTTCTATTATATTTCACAAGTctttagtaaataaataaatagttatAAGTATGCATATATGTAAATTTGTGTATTAACGTTTTAAACAACTATTTTTTATTACAGTTTTGTTATGCAACAACTTGATGGATCAATCATCAACTGACGGCGATGAACCATCTAACCAACAACCATCGACTACAAAACGAACCAGTATATTAAAGAAATTTCCCAGTCCTAATAAATTACAAACCGAAGCTCCACGCACAACCAAAACTGCTCATTTCAATGAAGAAAATATCAAAGAAACCTACCATCCAGCTAACAAAGACTACGGTTTTGACAAAATTTCACAACCAAAGACACCCTTCGCAAGAGAAGAAGCTCCAATTGATCCAAAATTATTAAAGAAACGTTTacaaaaaatcactaaaaatagGAATTCATCTGAGTCTGAAAATATTGACGATGATCAACCACATTCAAGTGGAGTTACTCCTTCTGCAAGATCAGGAAAAAGTCAGAAAAGTAATAAAGTAAATGCATCAGTTAGCCAAACTTCTGGTGATTCCGTATCATTTGAGGAAAAACGTCAAAATCATTACAGAGCTGAGttcaaaattgcaaaacaaGCTGTTTTAGAAGAAATTGACGAATCACAATATTCTTCGTCTTCTTaaactttgaacaaaataaaagtcttaaaa includes the following:
- the LOC129913196 gene encoding protein phosphatase inhibitor 2-like — encoded protein: MDQSSTDGDEPSNQQPSTTKRTSILKKFPSPNKLQTEAPRTTKTAHFNEENIKETYHPANKDYGFDKISQPKTPFAREEAPIDPKLLKKRLQKITKNRNSSESENIDDDQPHSSGVTPSARSGKSQKSNKVNASVSQTSGDSVSFEEKRQNHYRAEFKIAKQAVLEEIDESQYSSSS